A region from the Acidimicrobiales bacterium genome encodes:
- a CDS encoding phosphatidate cytidylyltransferase: MAEQPEDDNKDETRAEGNGPSTGEVRIAAVEAAVAAGLVHPHPEDEEVAVEQPTEAYELPNWADPPTGQVPRVLLDHPDAERPDAVRGPTWREASSDWAAETDLSIFAAVEPDESDDTVIAGTVEPGEAPFTFSFEELERGGSPVEGTEPEAAWAPLLNQEEAPEDLATLRSERRRHASSRSRRGATEPAPKGRDGRVATLTGLGLAALVAVCLLLGALATLVLAALALTLTAGEAFAALQRAGYRPATLVGLLTVPAFVVAAYLRQGSGIMTVLGCAVVLTALFHLLRPPADPLVSMATTLFVAVWVGGLGAFGGLLLAPAQFPHRHGVTLVFAAVLLTVAHDVGSFVVGSRVGRHRIAPDISPGKTLEGLVGGTLLTVLVAVLAVGMLHPFGRLSALELGVLVSAVAPLGDLTESMVKRDLELKDMGNLLPGHGGLFDRVDALLFVLPATYALARLAHLS, from the coding sequence GTGGCCGAACAGCCCGAAGACGACAACAAGGACGAGACGCGCGCCGAGGGCAACGGCCCGTCGACGGGCGAGGTGCGGATCGCGGCTGTCGAGGCGGCGGTGGCCGCCGGGCTCGTCCACCCGCATCCCGAAGACGAGGAGGTCGCCGTCGAGCAGCCGACGGAGGCCTACGAGCTGCCCAACTGGGCCGACCCTCCGACCGGGCAGGTGCCGCGGGTGCTGCTCGACCACCCCGACGCCGAACGCCCGGACGCGGTGCGTGGCCCGACGTGGCGTGAGGCGAGCTCGGACTGGGCGGCCGAGACCGACCTCTCGATCTTCGCCGCAGTCGAGCCCGACGAGAGCGACGACACGGTGATCGCCGGCACGGTGGAGCCGGGGGAGGCTCCCTTCACCTTCTCCTTCGAGGAGCTCGAGCGGGGCGGCTCGCCCGTCGAGGGCACCGAGCCCGAGGCGGCCTGGGCGCCGCTGCTCAACCAGGAGGAGGCGCCGGAAGATCTCGCGACGCTGCGCAGCGAACGCCGCAGGCACGCCTCGAGCCGCTCGCGGCGGGGCGCGACCGAGCCCGCGCCGAAGGGGCGTGACGGCCGGGTGGCGACGCTCACGGGGCTCGGTCTCGCAGCCCTCGTCGCCGTCTGCCTCCTGCTCGGCGCCCTCGCCACGCTCGTCCTCGCCGCACTCGCGCTGACCCTCACGGCCGGCGAGGCATTCGCCGCCCTGCAGCGGGCCGGCTACCGGCCGGCGACGCTCGTCGGGCTGCTCACCGTCCCCGCCTTCGTGGTCGCCGCCTACCTGCGCCAGGGCTCGGGGATCATGACCGTCCTCGGCTGCGCGGTCGTCCTCACGGCGCTGTTCCACCTGCTCCGTCCCCCCGCCGATCCCCTCGTCTCGATGGCGACGACGCTCTTCGTCGCGGTGTGGGTCGGCGGCCTCGGCGCCTTCGGCGGCCTCCTCCTCGCCCCCGCGCAGTTCCCGCACCGCCACGGCGTGACCCTCGTGTTCGCCGCGGTGCTGCTCACCGTGGCCCATGACGTGGGCTCCTTCGTGGTCGGCTCCCGTGTCGGCCGCCACCGCATCGCACCCGACATCAGCCCCGGAAAGACCCTCGAGGGCCTCGTCGGAGGGACCCTGCTCACCGTGCTCGTCGCCGTGCTCGCCGTCGGGATGCTGCACCCCTTCGGCCGCCTCAGCGCCCTCGAGCTCGGCGTCCTCGTCTCGGCGGTGGCCCCGCTCGGCGACCTCACGGAGTCGATGGTGAAGCGCGACCTCGAGCTGAAGGACATGGGCAACTTGCTGCCCGGCCACGGCGGCCTCTTCGACCGCGTCGACGCCCTGCTATTCGTCCTCCCGGCGACCTACGCGCTCGCCCGCCTGGCACACCTCTCGTGA
- the dxr gene encoding 1-deoxy-D-xylulose-5-phosphate reductoisomerase, producing MSIVGSTGSIGTQAVDVCRRAPEDFRVVALGAWSNVELLSEQARELRPEVVAIADAARVEELRAIVPAGTTVLAGPASLSELGATGDIVLNAVVGFAGLPVTVAALSSGRRLALANKESLIAGAPVVQAARSARGAEIVPVDSEHCAIHQCLGERRHVGPDAHVGPEGPESPTDVRRVLVTASGGPFRGRSRASLAAVTIDEALAHPTWKMGPKITIDSSTLMNKGLEVLEAHELFGVGFDRIEVVVHPQSIVHSMVEFVDGATIAQLSYPDMRLPIGYSLSYPDRFGEPFGTLDWRALRSLDFEEPDLGTFACLGLAFEAGRLGGSAPAWLSAANEVAVEAFFERRIGWLDIARVVEETLSRHEATKLVEVADVLAADAAARRVAASVVEAAAVVA from the coding sequence GTGAGCATCGTCGGCTCGACGGGCTCGATCGGGACGCAGGCGGTCGATGTCTGCCGGCGGGCGCCGGAGGACTTCCGCGTCGTCGCGCTCGGCGCGTGGAGCAACGTCGAGCTCCTCTCCGAGCAGGCCCGTGAGCTCCGCCCCGAGGTCGTCGCGATCGCCGACGCGGCCCGCGTGGAGGAGCTGCGCGCCATCGTTCCCGCGGGGACGACCGTCCTCGCCGGGCCGGCCTCGCTCTCCGAGCTCGGCGCGACCGGTGACATCGTGCTGAACGCCGTCGTTGGCTTCGCCGGCCTGCCGGTCACGGTCGCCGCGCTGTCGAGCGGCCGCCGCCTCGCGCTCGCCAACAAGGAGTCGCTCATCGCCGGGGCCCCGGTCGTGCAGGCGGCCCGCTCGGCGCGCGGGGCGGAGATCGTCCCCGTCGACTCCGAGCACTGCGCGATCCACCAGTGCCTCGGCGAGCGTCGCCACGTCGGCCCCGACGCGCACGTCGGGCCGGAGGGGCCGGAGAGCCCGACCGACGTCCGCCGTGTGCTCGTCACCGCGAGCGGCGGCCCCTTCCGCGGCCGCTCGCGCGCCTCGCTCGCCGCGGTGACCATCGACGAGGCCCTCGCCCACCCCACCTGGAAGATGGGGCCGAAGATCACGATCGACTCCTCGACGCTCATGAACAAGGGCCTCGAGGTGCTGGAGGCGCACGAGCTCTTCGGGGTCGGCTTCGACCGCATCGAGGTCGTCGTGCACCCGCAGTCGATCGTCCACTCGATGGTCGAGTTCGTCGACGGCGCGACGATCGCACAGCTCTCCTACCCGGACATGCGCCTCCCGATCGGCTACTCCCTCTCCTACCCCGACCGCTTCGGCGAGCCCTTCGGCACCCTCGACTGGCGGGCGCTGCGCTCGCTCGACTTCGAGGAGCCGGACCTCGGCACCTTCGCCTGCCTCGGCCTCGCCTTCGAGGCGGGCCGCCTGGGCGGCTCGGCGCCGGCGTGGCTGAGCGCAGCGAACGAGGTCGCGGTGGAGGCCTTCTTCGAGCGCCGCATCGGGTGGCTCGACATCGCCCGGGTCGTCGAGGAGACGCTCTCGCGCCACGAGGCGACCAAGCTCGTCGAGGTCGCGGACGTGCTGGCCGCGGACGCCGCGGCTCGCCGCGTCGCTGCGTCGGTGGTCGAGGCCGCCGCCGTCGTCGCGTGA